The Stigmatella aurantiaca DW4/3-1 genome contains the following window.
GCCGCGCCCCTGCACCTCGCGCCGCAGATCCTCGTGGGTGAAGGCGTAGCCGCGCTCTCCCTCCAGGAGGATGGGGATGGAGGTGAACGCCTTGAAGACGTCCAGCAGCTCCTCGTACGCGGTGTAGTCCGGCAGGAAGTGGCCCAGGTTCACCGCGCCCAGGCTGGCCGCGGCGCGGGTGAGCGCCGCGCGGCCTCCGCCGGACAGACACACGTTCTCCGCGCTGTACTGGCTGGGCATCCCGCGCCGGTAGAGGCGGTTGTACAGGCTGGCGACGGCCTCGCGGACCTCCCACAGCCCCGCCACCGGCGCGTACTCCAGGTCTCCCACGTCCACGGAGACGTGTCCCACCCGGGGGGGGGCGCCGGGCAGCTCGCCGGTCTCGGGCTGGCCCTGGCCCAGATTGCACCACTCGGGGTCGGACGGGCGGTAGCCGCGGCGGCCTGCTTCGGTGGTGACATAGATGACACCCGTGCGCGGCACGGTGCGAAACGCTGGAATGGGTGTTTCTTCGCTCACGCCGCGCACGCTACCGGAGGTTGGGCCCGAGCGCCCGTCTTCCGTGATCCGCCCTGCGTTACTCGCCCAGCGTGGCGCGCAGGAACCAGGTGTGCTTCTCGAACTCCGTGATGGCGCCCGTCAGCAGGTCCACCGTGTCCGTGTCCTGGTGCTGCTCGACCAGCTTCCGGCTCTCGCGCAGGCCGGCCAGGTACAGGTCGAACCGGTCGGCCAGCAGCTTCACGTGGTCCAGGTCCTTCACCGTCTCCTGCTGGTACTCCGGAATGCGGCTGGTCTTCGCCACGTGCCGGGTGGTGCCGTAGGCCCGGGCGCCCAACGTCACCGCGCGCTCGGCGATCGCGTCGTTGTGGCCCGCGAGGCTCACCGCGAAGGTCTCGAACAGCGGGTGCAGCGATGCGAACTGCGGGCCCTTGATGTTCCAGTGGGCGACTTTGATCTGGCTGTGCAGGTCCAGTCCGTCCGACAGCCGCTCATTCAGCGACGCGGCGATGGGGGCACGGGCTTGCTCGGAAAGGGGGCTTGGGCTGCGGTACATGGTTTCATCCTTTCGTGAGGGTGTGGGCAATGCGCTCTTCTTGAAAGCTTGGATGCGCAAGTCCAAAAGACAGAGCGCCCCCGGGTGCATTCACCCGGGGGCGCCCATGACAGCTCGCTTCAAAACGGCTTATGACTCCAGGCCGACCGCCGCGGCATGGATGACGGCCGCGATGCGGACCGCGTCGTGCACCTGATCCTCCGACAGGCCGCCTTCGATGACGACCTTCTCGTGGGACTGCACGCACATCTCGCAGCCGTTGATGGCGCTGACGGCCAGGCAGACCAGCTCGAAGTCCACCTTGTTCGTCAGCACCTGGGCCAGACGGTTCATTCGCAGCCCCGGGCGCTTGGTCGAGTAGGACTCCTTCCCGATCATGTGCCGGAACCGGTAGTACACGTTGTTCATCCCCATCAGCGAGGCCGCGG
Protein-coding sequences here:
- the dps gene encoding DNA starvation/stationary phase protection protein Dps, whose product is MYRSPSPLSEQARAPIAASLNERLSDGLDLHSQIKVAHWNIKGPQFASLHPLFETFAVSLAGHNDAIAERAVTLGARAYGTTRHVAKTSRIPEYQQETVKDLDHVKLLADRFDLYLAGLRESRKLVEQHQDTDTVDLLTGAITEFEKHTWFLRATLGE
- a CDS encoding carboxymuconolactone decarboxylase family protein, which translates into the protein MASIEVIRGELADSHKDTRLNLQAVLEGGSLTPEQRWGVAVACAFAARNERLKEAVINEAKKALANPDPVIEDARAAASLMGMNNVYYRFRHMIGKESYSTKRPGLRMNRLAQVLTNKVDFELVCLAVSAINGCEMCVQSHEKVVIEGGLSEDQVHDAVRIAAVIHAAAVGLES